The following proteins are co-located in the Silene latifolia isolate original U9 population chromosome 1, ASM4854445v1, whole genome shotgun sequence genome:
- the LOC141656709 gene encoding uncharacterized protein LOC141656709, whose translation MVGRLVDWVATQRDSIWVNWVQSNYLKGQEWMEYKPSSNSSWVWRRICKVKDEMRTGYVNGQWNVQPGGFTPAGCYARFRGTRPRVQWDKAVWNGWAVPKHQFLGWLVTHEALNTAVRLVRFGVDIEDKCYLCGIASETIEHLFCDCPYSRRIVREMNRKTTWAFPVRDMMDWCGCRTGTVL comes from the coding sequence ATGGTAGGAAGACTGGTGGACTGGGTAGCTACGCAAAGAGACTCAATTTGGGTTAACTGGGTGCAAAGTAATTATCTTAAGGGTCAGGAGTGGATGGAATACAAGCCTAGTTCGAACTCAAGTTGGGTATGGAGGAGAATTTGCAAGGTTAAGGACGAAATGAGGACTGGTTATGTTAATGGGCAGTGGAATGTTCAACCAGGAGGCTTTACTCCAGCTGGTTGCTATGCCAGGTTCAGAGGAACAAGGCCAAGAGTTCAATGGGATAAGGCAGTATGGAATGGGTGGGCAGTTCCCAAGCATCAATTCTTGGGTTGGCTGGTTACTCATGAGGCCTTGAATACAGCTGTTAGACTAGTCAGGTTTGGGGTGGATATTGAGGATAAATGCTATCTGTGTGGCATAGCTTCTGAAACTATTGAGCACTTGTTTTGTGATTGCCCTTACAGTAGAAGAATTGTACGGGAGATGAACAGGAAAACTACTTGGGCATTTCCTGTCAGGGATATGATGGACTGGT
- the LOC141656699 gene encoding secreted RxLR effector protein 78-like encodes MFKIDLQKAYDTVEWCFVENLLEELHFPPEFKAMILQCITTTTFSLSINGEMCGYFQGKRGLRQGDPLSPLIFTFCMEYLTRTLQYASSKSEFKFHPMCKKQRLTSLMFADDVMLFSKGDANSMMLLLQSFATFLMLLDCKLVPQNLVPISGMYQSS; translated from the coding sequence ATGTTCAAAATAGACCTGCAGAAGGCATATGATACAGTAGAGTGGTGCTTTGTTGAGAATCTTTTGGAAGAGCTACATTTCCCGCCTGAATTCAAAGCTATGATTCTACAATGCATAACTACAACTACCTTCTCACTCTCTATAAATGGTGAAATGTGTGGTTACTTCCAGGGGAAGAGGGGCTTAAGACAGGGGGATCCTCTCTCCCCCTTGATATTCACTTTTTGTATGGAGTATCTGACTCGTACCTTGCAGTATGCCTCATCAAAGTCTGAATTTAAATTCCATCCTATGTGCAAGAAACAAAGGCTTACTAGtcttatgtttgctgatgatgtcaTGCTCTTCAGTAAAGGGGATGCCAATTCTATGATGCTGTTGTTACAGTCATTTGCCACTTTTCTAATGCTTCTGGACTGCAAGTTAGTGCCTCAAAATCTAGTGCCTATTTCAGGAATGTACCAGAGCAGCTAA